Genomic window (Shewanella psychropiezotolerans):
ATACAGAGATTCACATCAGGAAAATTTCGCTCGAACATCTCCTTTAACCACCAAACCGTCGTGGCCGTGCGACCATTAAGCACGCCTGAGGCGGCTAACATCAAGGTGCCGGAGCAATAAGCAGCCACGGGTTTTCCACTGGCAGCGAAGAGCCTCAGGGGCTCGAACAAAGGTTCAAACTCATTGAGATAAGCTTGAAACTCCTCTCTGCTCGTCACAAAGGCAGACGCAAGAATAACCGCATCGGCTTGCAGAATATCTTCGGGTTTATCCAGACCTATGGCGGGGATTTGAATATGCTGATTGGTATTCACCGGCTGGCCATCATATGAAACCACATGACAATGAAACAGGTCTTCTTTTGCATCTGGATTCATACGTCGCCAATAAACATTGCAGAAACTGAACACATCGAGAAAACTGACAATACCACCGGCAACCACATTCCCTGCAGCCAATATTATTATTTTCTTCATCTCAGTCTCTCCTCAAGTTCAATCATCAAGCTATGACCACAAGACTATAATTCAAAGACTATGACCAAAACACAAATTGTCACTTTTAACCCTTATTTTGTCAATAATGACACTTTATAAGATTTTGTCTAGTTTTTATACTGAGATGACACTGGGAACTTCAATGAAAGCTTCAGTTGAAGACCAGAAAGTGTTGCAGGTTCTTAGCTGAACACGAGTAATGAATAGAAGTGATTAATAGGAGTAAATGATGTCAAAATCGAATAAGCATCTGGTGATGAGCCTGAGTTATCTTGGAATAAGTTGGGCATTACTATTTTGGCTACATTTTAGCACCGAGCCCAACATCTTTGCCCACTTAGTGGCGATACCCAGCTTACTAATGTTTACCGGGTATAGCGCCTATCAGATCATTAAGAAGGGAACCTAGGGCGAATAATACGCTTCCCTAGGTAACGAGAAGACTAGGTTTTAAACTGCTGAACCAGCAGTTGCAGCTCTTGCGCCATCTCGGCTAAACGTTCACTCTCACTGGATGTCGAGTTAGCACCTTCGGCGGCTTCTTCGGCAGCATGATTGATATTAACGATATTAGCGTTGATCTCCTCCGATACCGCAGATTGCTCTTCTGCTGCTGTGGCAATCTGAGTATTCATCTCGGTAATGGTACCGATAGATTGCGTGATCATCTGCAAGGCCTCACCAGCAGATTTGGCATGACTCACACTCTCATCGGCATACTTTCGGCTATCCGACATGACACTCACTGCTGTTTTAGCTCCACCTTGTAGCTTCTCGATCATCGCCTGAATCTCTTCGGTAGACTCTTGGGTTCGACTCGCTAAAGTACGGACCTCATCGGCAACCACGGCGAATCCTCTTCCTTGCTCACCCGCTCTAGCGGCTTCGATAGCCGCATTTAGCGCTAGCAAGTTAGTCTGCTCGGCAATCCCCTTGATAACATCGAGAATAGTGCCAATTTGATTACTGTCTTTCTCTAAGTTTTGTATCACTTCGGCAGCACTTTCTATCTCGGCAGCTAAACCAACAATAGTATCCACGGTATTATTGACGACCTGCATGCCCTCTTTCGATTGGTCATCAGTCTGATTGGCGGCATCTGCGGCATCATTAGCATTCTTAGCCACCTCGACAACCGTTGCCGTCATCTCATTCATCGCAGTGGCAACCATGTCCAGCTCATGTCTCTGACTCTGGACCGAAGCGGCAGTTTCTGAGGTAACCTTCGCCATGCCTTGTGCCGACTCAGCCAACTGCTTCGAAGTATCGGAAACGCTATTAATACTAGCTTGAAACTTATCTAGCATCAGATTAAACGCTCTAGAAAGAGCTGCAAATTCATCCTTACTACTGATTTCGATGCGACGGGTCAGATCAGAATTTCTCTCTATGTCATCTATGGACCGGGTCAAGGTGCTTACAGAATGTAAAATACCTCGTGCAACAAAGAAGAGCAGCAGACCACCAAGCACAAAAGAACCTATGGTAATTAAGATCAGCTGCTGTTTCATGTCAGCCATGGAAGCGATTGCAGCCTGCTGTATCTCCTGTCTGGAACTTTCCTCGGCTCTAACTAGCTCTTTGAAACTAGCTCTAGCCTTATTAGCGAAAGGACTCGCCCCTGTACGATATGAACTCCAGGCTTCCTGTAAGACATCCGGATTACGATCAACGGATTTAAGCTGTAACATGCGAGCGCGGCCATCTTCTAAGAATGCCTTTGTGGCTTGTTTAGAATTCGCCATCAACTGATTAAGCCGATTCTTAGCATCTCTGTCCGAGACCAGTCTTAGAGAAGCTTCGAGGTTATCGAAATGGCTATAAATATCACGAATTCGAGTATCTAACAGAGAGTAATTTTTGTCGAAATCATCTCCAAGCATGATGCTACGTGATAGACGAGAAACATAATTCATGTCTCGGCTGATAGATAAGATGTACTTTTGACTGTTCACACCAGCTTGATCATATTCCTCAAACTTATCTGCCACAAAATTTGTATTAATGATGACATCGACCAGTATGGTTACCCCGGCTAAGCCAAAAACTAACATCACAGCCATCAATTTACGTTTGATGCTCCATGAAGATAAAAATTCCATCCCTCTCTCCTCAACATTTATTCGAATCGATATGATTTCGACCTAATAAAGTATAGGTCATGCTTTGATCCATAAGATTAAAACAGTGGAGATGAAACAGGGGATGCTAAATTATACAAAAGCGCTAAAAAGTTGTGAGAAACTGTAAAGCAGACAATAAAAAGCCTGGAAATTACCGGGCCTTAGTCACTTTTTTAAAAATCAGCTTACTTGGCCTTTGGGCGGAATGGTTTGATAACTGACTCGTCACACTCGAGGAAAGGTCCGTTCATTAGATCGATGCAATAAGGAATTGCCGGGGAAGATAGAGAGCGCATCGAGACGCTCTTAACTTTCAAGATATGCTACTTGGCCTTTGGACGGAATGGTTTGATAACTGACTCGTCACACTCGAGGAAAGGTCCGTTCATTAGATCGATGCAATAAGGGATTGCCGGGGAAGATAGAGAGCGCATCGAGACGCTCTTAACTTTCAAGATATGCTTACTTGGCCTTTGGACGAAATGGCTTGATGACAGATTCATCACACTCAAGGAATGGGCCGTTCATTAGATCGATGCAATAAGGAATTGCCGGGGAAGATAGAGAGCGCATCGAGACGCTCTTAACTTTCAAGATATGCTACTTGGCCTTTGGACGGAATGGTTTGATAACTGACTCGTCACACTCGAGGAAAGGTCCGTTCATTAGATCGATGCAATAAGGGATTGCCGGGGAAGATAGAGAGCGCATCGAGACGCTCTTAACTTTCAAGATATGCTTACTTGGCCTTTGGACGAAATGGCTTGATGACAGATTCATCACACTCAAGGAATGGGCCGTTCATTAGATCGATACAATATGGAATTGCAGGGAACACGGCATCGAGACACTCACGAATCGACTTGGGCTTACCTGGCAAGTTAACGATCAAGGTATCACCACGAAGTCCGGCTGTTTGACGTGAAAGAATAGCGGTCGGCACAAACTTAAGTGACTCGGCGCGCATGAGTTCACCGAAACCAGGCATCATACGATCACAAACGGCTTCCGTCGCCTCAGGGGTAACGTCGCGTTTAGCTGGGCCAGTGCCGCCAGTAGTAACGATTAGACTGCAGTTCTGCTCATCGGCCATCTTGATAAGTGTCGCAGAAATCACATCTTGCTCATCAGGAATCACCTCATAGACAGGCTCCCACTCAGAAGTCAGATACTCGTTCAATACCTTGATAATCGCTTTACCAGAGAGATCTTCATAGACGCCTGCACTAGCTCTATCACTGACAGTTACAATACCGATTTTAGCTTTAGTCATCTTAAGTCCTACTGGTGGTGTTATCTTCGGCAAGCCCTATCGATGGCACCGAAGCTGGAGATATTAGTTGCATGTAAACTAACATGATTTGCGGCCATTATATCTGGCTTATCGACAAAAATGAGAGCTACAAGCTTCTGGACAGCCAATACTTACGCTTCCAATAGCTATTATTTAAGGTGGATATCATCACACCTTGGCTCGTCGATGCATGCAAAAACTTAGAGTCACTCAGGTAGATACCCACATGCCGAGTCGACCAACCGGTTTTGAAAAATACCAGGTCGCCGGTTTTCAGATTTCCCTTAGCAACTTTATGCCCAAGGTTTTTCTGATCCGCCGTGGTTCGGGGTAACTTCCTACCGAAAATATCCTTGTAGGCCAGATAGACGAAGGCAGAGCAATCCACGCCCCGCTTACTCATGCCACCATAACGGTAAGGCGTACCTTTCCACTCTCGATGAAATGCCATCAGCTTCAGCTCTAATACCTGTTGTTTGGTCTTAATAGCATCTAGGCCTGATGTTTTAGCCTGATTCGCAGCAACATTGGTTGCAGTGCCTGTTTCAATCTGCTCCGGCAACTGACTCGAACACCCGGACATAAACAGTAGAAGCAAGATAACTAAGGGTCTAAACATCAGTGCCTCAAAGAAAGTATCGAAAAACAAAGAGAAGTAACTTAAAGCCATGTTAACACCGCAGACATTAACAGAAAGTGAACTCAGTATGATTCCTCAATATCTCCTTCACTGGCAACATTAAACCGCCTGACCCGCGGCAACACCCGATGACCAAGCCCACTGGAAGTTGAATCCTCCCAGCCAGCCGCTGACATCCATCACCTCACCGATAAAGAAAAGCCCAGGTACTGATTTGGTTTCCATGGTTTTCGACGACAGCTCATCGGTATCTAAGCCACCTAAGGTGACTTCGGCGGTGCGATAGCCCTCGGTGCCATTCATCATTATTTCCCAGGACTCGAGATCCACAGCAAGCTGTTCCAGCTCTTTATGGACTAACTGATTCATAGCCCTGTTAAGCAGAGCTTCGTCGAACAGGGCCTCGACCAGACGTTTAGGTAACCAATGTCCCAGAGTATTTCTCAGGTTCTGCTTCGGATGGTTCGCCAGCACCAACTCGATGGCGGCTCTGGCATCGATACCTGGGAGCAAGTTAATCTTGATGGTCTCACCAGGCTTCCAAAAATTTGATATCTGAAGAATGGCAGGGCCTGATAGGCCGCGATGAGTAAAGAGCAAGGCTTCACTGAACTGAGTCCCGTCTTTTGCCGTTATAGTACTGGGTACCGCAATGCCAGACAGTGGCTCAAATTTGAGTTTCTGCTCGGGTTGCCAGGTAAAAGGCACCAGACCGGCATAGGTAGGCAACACCTTTAAACCAAACTGCTCGGCAAGATGATAACCCAATGGGCTAGCACCTAGCTTAGGCATGGAGAGACCGCCTGTGGCTACCACTAACGAATCACAGCTATAGACATCTTTGTCGGTCGCTATTTCAAATTTCCCAGAATCAGCTTGAGTGATCTTGCCAATCTCGGTGCGGAGTTTAACCTTAGCACCGGCCCACTCACACTCGGTCAGTAGCATGGTGACTATCTCTTTGGCCGAGTCATTACAGAACAGTTGACCATGGTCCCGCTCGTGGTACTCGATACCATGACGCTCGACAAGATCGATAAAGTCGCTGCTGCGATACCTTGCCAGGGCTGACTTTACAAAATGCCCATTGCCACAGATGAAATTATTCGGCTCAACTTTCTGGTTCGTGAAGTTACATCGTCCACCACCGCTAATGAGGATCTTCTTCCCCGCCTGCTTTGCTGCATCCAGCACCAACACATCACGCCCACGGTAACCCGCTGTAGCGGCGCACATCAGGCCTGCGGCACCCGCTCCGATAATTATGACGTCATGATGTTTCACTTTATAGCCTCGAATTTAAATACAAATACTGAATCAGGAATAATTTTGGCCAGACACAAGATACCTCAGCTAGCCGTCCATGGGCTGTGGCATAAGTGTTCCAGACACAAAAAGGGTGCTATTTTAGCACCCTTTTTTATCTTTAACATACGAAGAAGCATGAACCTAATACTTGATTACTCGCTATCTTGGGTCTCAGATTTTATCTCTCTGGCTAACAAGGTTACGGCAGCCTCGCGAGGCGTCCCGCCCTCATAGAGCACCCGATAAACTTGCTCAGTGATCGGCATCTCTACGCCAAGTCGCTTAGCTAAAGCATAAACTTCTTTGGTATTACGGTAACCTTCAACCACCTGACCTATCTCTTCCTGAGCCTCCTCGACACCTTGCCCCCGGCCTAAAGCCAGTCCGAAGCGACGGTTACGAGATTGGTTATCTGTACAGGTAAGTACCAGATCGCCTAAGCCTGCCATGCCCATAAAAGTACTGGCTTGGGCCCCCATAGCCTCACCTAAACGAGACAATTCAACCAGGCCTCGGGTGATTAATGCGGTTCTGGCATTGGCACCGAAGCCGATACCATCCGACATACCAGCGCTGATGGCGATGACATTTTTAACCGCACCGCCAAGTTGCAGGCCGATAAAATCGTCGTTGGCATAAACACGTAGCCGTTTAGGGCTGTGTAATAGCTCGACTAGATCTTGGGTAAAAGTAGCATGGGTTCCGGCAACGGAGATAGCGGTCGGCATTCCCGCCGCTAACTCTTTCGCAAAAGTAGGTCCGGAAAGCACGGCTAAAGGATATTTATCGCCTAACACATCTCCGGCAACCTCTTGCAACAGTCGTCCGGTCTCAGGCTCAAGCCCTTTTGTCGCCCAGACTATGCGTGAATCTTCACGCAGCAGAGGCTTAGCTTGGCCCAATACCATGCCAAAAACATGGCTGGGAACCACAACTAAGATATTATTCGATGCGGCTAGCGCCGTCGCCAAGTCGGCTTCTGGAACAAGCAGGTCGGGAAGCGTTATCCCCGGGAGAAATACTTCATTAGCGCGGTCACGCTTGAGGTTCTCGATATGCTCAGGGTCATGACCCCACAGCAGAGTTCGATGGCCATTACTGGCTAAAGAAATAGCAAGGGCGGTGCCATAAGACCCCGCCCCTAATACCGTAATATCGGCAGTGTTTTTCATATAACTACTCGCTTAATGCCAATTCATTCGAGTCTAATATTCGAATGAATCAGCCACTATCTGAGCAGCGACTGAAAAATGCTGAACAGATACGTTCAGTTTTTAATTATGCGCTTGCTTCTTCAGTCTTAGCAGCGTCTTCTGCACCGGCTTGACGCTGGTTAACGTACTGAGCGAAAAGCGCGTCGAAGTTAACTGGTGCTAGGTTTAGCTGTGGGAAAGTACCACGAGAAACCAGGCTACCCACTGCTTCACGAGCATATGGGAATAGGATATTTGGACAGTATGCACCTAGTGAATGAGCAAGTTGCTGCTCAGTCAGACCATTGATTGCGAAGATACCAGCTTGCTGAACTTCACAAAGGAATGCAGTTTCGTCACCGTTTTTAGCGGTAACAGTCAGAGACAGGACAACTTCAAAAACGTTGTCAGCTAGCTTAGCGCTACGAGTATCAAGATCTAGCTTAACTTCAGGGTTCCACTCTTTCTGGAAAACAGCCGGGCTGTTTGGAGTTTCGAAAGAGATATCCTTGGTGTATACACGTTGGATATTGAATTGAGGATCTTGTTGTTCGTTATTTGCTACTTCAGCCATAATATTTACCTATCCAATTTATTAGGCTTCAAAATTGAAGCCAATTTTAAGGGCTTTTGTTACTTGAGACCTGTAACTCGCTCTCAGACACCATCCCGGGTTATTGTTATTTCTTACTTTTCGTTACCGGCAGATTACTTGACTGCCACTCACCCATACCGCCTTTGAGGTTATGTACAGATTCGAAACCTGCTTTAACCATCAACTGCGAGGCTTGTGATGACACCATACCTGCGTTGCATACCATTATAATGGGACTTGCTTTAAACTTTTCAAGGGCTGAAAGTTGATTATTTTTAATTTCAGATAAAGGCACATTCAAAGCATCGACGATGTGACCCTTCTTAAACTCCGCTTTTTCCCTTACGTCTATCACTTTGGCATCTTGCTTATTGATAAGCAGCGTAGCCTGTTGGTGATCGATCGTAGTGACCTTAGAGATACTGGATTTGAAAACGCTGACGATAAGACCAATCAAAAGACCTATCCAGGCTAAGCTGAGCATAGGGTTAGCTTTCAAAAATTCGATATATTCTTGCATGGTGAACTGCCTACTTCTTAGGGCTGAAAATACAATTAGGGCACAGAGTATACCACCGCGATAGGAGATTGCAGCATCTTGTTGAAGGACGAAAAGTCTGTGGATAAAGAGCGTTAATAAGATAGATGCAAACTCGATTATATCAATCTAGGTAAATTCCTTTTTCAACCAGGTCTTCCGTAGTAATATTTATCCAATTTCTATTTTCAACTTTATCTTTCAAACTTAAAAAGGTACCACTATGACGACACGCAAACGCCCTTTGGCATTGCTGATCCTCGATGGCTGGGGTTACCGCGAAAACACGCAAAAAAATGCCGTTTTCCATGCTAAGACCCCGGTTTTGGATCGACTCAATGCTCAATACCCTAACAATCTAATCTCAGCTTCAGGCTTAGATGTGGGACTACCCGATGGTCAAATGGGTAATTCCGAAGTTGGTCATATCAATATCGGTTCAGGACGCATTGTTTATCAAGAACTTACCAGAATAGGTAAGGCAATTGATGACGGTGAGTTTCAGCAAAACCCAGCACTACTCGAAGCCATAGATCGCGCAATCGCCAAAGAGGGTGCTGTACACATAATGGGGCTACTGTCTCCCGGCGGCGTACATAGCCATGAGAATCATATCGAGGCCATGTGCCGCCTAGCAGTCGAGCGAGGTGCTAAGCAAGTATATCTACACGCTTTCCTCGATGGTCGCGACACTCCACCACGCAGTGCAAAATCTAGTTTGGCTCATTTTGATGATCTGTTTACTAGATTAGGCACCGGCCGTATTGCTTCAGTGATAGGCCGCTATTATGCAATGGACCGTGATAATCGCTGGGATCGTGTGACTCTTGCCTATGATTTGATCACCCAAGGCGAGTCTCTGCATCAATACACCAATGCTGTAGATGCCCTGGAAGCGGCTTATGAACGTGACGAGAGCGATGAATTTGTCGCAAGCTCGGCGATTACCGACAGCCAAGGTAATCTGGCTAAACTTGCCGATAGCGATTCGCTGATTTTCATGAATTTCCGCGCCGATCGTGCTCGTCAAATCACTCGCAGCTTCGTCGACTCTGATTTCGATGGGTTCGAGCGTAAGATGACGACAAAAGCACACTTCTTGATGTTGACTCAGTACGCCGCGAATATACCGGCAGCAATAGCCTATCCGGCAACAGAGCTCGTCAACACCTTAGGTGAAGCTTTGCAGAGTCGGGATAAGACACAACTGCGTATCTCAGAGACAGAGAAATATGCCCATGTGACTTTCTTCTTCAACGGCGGTAAAGAGGAACCATTTAAGGGAGAAGACAGAATTCTGATCCAATCTCCTAAGGTGGCAACCTATGACCTACAACCTGAGATGAGTTCTGTAGAACTCACAGATAAATTAGTCGCAGCCATAGAGTCTACTGACTATGATGTCATTATTTGTAACTATCCAAACGGAGATATGGTTGGCCATACGGGTAGCTTCGAGGCAGCGGTTAAAGCCTGTGAAGCAGTCGATACCAGTATCGGCCGCGTCGTGGAAGCTCTGACTAAGGTGGGAGGAGAATGTTTAATCACAGCCGATCACGGTAATGCCGAGCAGATGACCGATGAGAAGACCGGCCAGGCACACACGGCTCACACTTGCGAACCAGTGCCATTGATCTACGTTGGACGTGATGCGATTATCGAAGATGGCGGTCGCCTGAGCGATCTTGCTCCAACCATGTTAACCTTGATGGGAGAAACAGTGCCATCAGAGATGACTGGGCGTTCCATCATCAAAATCAAAGAGTAACCACTGACACGTGAATATTCGTTTTTTCAGTAAAGCCAGCATTTTTGCTGGCTTTATCATGCTTTCAACGCCACTGCAGGCCTCAGACCTACAGCAGCGTCAATCCGATCTTAAAGTACTGCAATCACAGATAAGCAAACAAGCATCGGATCTAAAAGACACCGCTAAGCAGCGAGAAAAGTTAATCTCATTGCTCAAGAAAGATGAAAAAGCGATCGCCTCAGCTGCTAGAAAAGTCAATGAAACCCAAAATTCACTTTCTAAAACAGATAAGAAACTGGCTCAATTAGATAAACGCCAAAACAAGTTAGATACACTGAAGACAACCCAGCAGGAAACATTAGCCAATCAGTTGGCCAGTGCCTATTTAGCGGGTAATCACGACTATAGTAAGATGCTACTCAACCAGCAGAGCCCAGCAAGTATCGAACGTCTACTCGCCTACTATCAATATTTGAATAATGCCCGCATGGCATCGATCAATGAGTTGAAACAGACCATTGAAGAGCTCAATGACATTCAAATTGAACAGATAGCCCAGAAGACTCAGCTTAATAAGCTCATTCTCAACCAGCAACAACAGGCGAAACAGCTCAACCTGGAACAGAGCCAAAGACAAAAAACCCTGACACAACTGCAGAGAACACTCAATAGCAGTGGCGCCAGACTGGAGCAGATGCAGATAGAAGAAGCCAGTCTCAAACATGTCGTCGAGCAAGCCATCGTGGCCATGAGAAGTAACCCTAAGATGGAAGGGTTATCCAGTAGCAGAAAGCTAAAATGGCCGACCAAGGGGCGTATCAAGTCGGGCTTCGGCAGCCGTAGATCGGGTCAGGTAAAATGGAAAGGGGTCACACTCTCGGCTCCGGAAGGTCAAACAATAGCGGCTATCGCAGCGGGAAAGGTCATTTATGCAGACTGGTTACGCGGCTTCGGTATGGTGCTAGTTGTCGATCATGGTAAGGGGTATATGAGCCTGTATGGTCATGCCCAAACCCTATTAAAAAACCCCGGAGACTCTGTAAATAAAGGAGAATCTATCGCATTAGTCGGTCGGTCGGGTGGACAGACTGAGCCTGGCCTATACTTTGAGGTAAGGCATAAAGGGCAAGCGGTCGATCCGGCGAGATACTGTAAACGCTAGGAGAGATCTAGCCCTTAAATATAGGGGCTGCCATGTCAAAATATATTCGCTACCTTTGTAGTATTCTCATTGGTGTAGGGCTAGGGATATCCGTTACCCTATCAGGACAAGAAAACGCCGAACAGTATCATCACAATCTCAACTATCCGCTCCTACTCGACGTTATCGACACAGTTGAGACTTACTACGTAACAGAATTAAGCCAAGATGAGCTTATTGCTGCAGCAATAGAAGGGATTTTTTCTAAGTTGGATCCTTATTCCAACTTTCTCGATAAACAAGAATTCTCAAATATCAGAAATGCCAACAAGGGTGAATATTTTGGTTTTGGCATAGAGATAGCGACCGAAGATGACAAGATAACCATAATAACCCCCTTCCCCGACTCCCCTGCCGAGCGTGCAGGCATAAGAGCAGGCGATCGAATAGTTAGACTCAATAATAATAAAGTTGATTACAGCAAATTAGACGACCTACTTAAAGAAATCAAAAACCATAGCCAGAATAATCAATCGATTGTGCTCGCACTCACTCACCCCAATATGGATACTGTCTATGAAGTCACCTTAGTGCCGAGCCTCATCTCGGTGCATTCGGTCACGGCCGAATTGCTGGATGGCAATATTGGCTTTATCAAACTTGCCAGCTTTCAGGACAATTCTACCGAGGAGATGGTTAAGCAATTAGCCCTGTGGCAACCGCTAAAATTACAGGGACTCATCTTAGATCTGAGGAATAATCCAGGAGGCTTACTCGATCAAGCCATAAAAATTGCCGACATCTTTCTCGAAAAAGGCAGAATAGTCTCAACCGAGGGACGATTCTTCGACGCAAACTCAGACTATTATGCCTCGCCCCAAACTATGCTTCACGACGTCCCTATTATGGTGTTAATCAACAAGGGATCTGCTTCTGCTTCAGAGGTGCTTGCCGCTGCCTTACAGGATAATAAAAGAGCTAAGCTGATAGGTGAGACTAGCTTCGGTAAGGGAACCGTACAGAGTCTAATTCCTACATTAATGGAAGGGAACGCAATAAAACTGACTATAGCCAAATACACCACCCCAATGGCCGGGACATTAATAGTAAGGGGATTGAGCCAGATATAAAACTTCAATTAGATACTGTCACAAATGAGCAAACTGTGCCTATAATCGACGAGACCAATGTCCATGATAAAATTGAAAATAATAATGTTGAAACTGATCTGATATTGGATTCAGCAATTACATGGATAAAAACTCATTCTTAACGCCTTTTGCTCTTAGTGTAAAAGGTATGGAAAATACCTAACACAGTGCGCTTTTTAATATTTTATTTTGCTTTAATTTTTCCAGCTAGCTATGGAAATGCCGCTCAAGTTGCGATCATCATTGACGATATTGGATATCGTCAATCCGATGAAGCCGTACTGACCTTACCCGATAACATTACCCTCTCAGTGCTTCCTCACACACCTCTGGGCAGTTCAGTTGCTCATATTGCACACGAAAGAGGCTACGAAGTAATGCTACACCTGCCTATGCAGGCACTCAATGGCAAGAAGCTTGGTCCTGGTGGAATAACCAATGACATGAGTGAAACAGATGTTAAGCAGACCATAAACCAGGCTTT
Coding sequences:
- a CDS encoding murein hydrolase activator EnvC family protein yields the protein MNIRFFSKASIFAGFIMLSTPLQASDLQQRQSDLKVLQSQISKQASDLKDTAKQREKLISLLKKDEKAIASAARKVNETQNSLSKTDKKLAQLDKRQNKLDTLKTTQQETLANQLASAYLAGNHDYSKMLLNQQSPASIERLLAYYQYLNNARMASINELKQTIEELNDIQIEQIAQKTQLNKLILNQQQQAKQLNLEQSQRQKTLTQLQRTLNSSGARLEQMQIEEASLKHVVEQAIVAMRSNPKMEGLSSSRKLKWPTKGRIKSGFGSRRSGQVKWKGVTLSAPEGQTIAAIAAGKVIYADWLRGFGMVLVVDHGKGYMSLYGHAQTLLKNPGDSVNKGESIALVGRSGGQTEPGLYFEVRHKGQAVDPARYCKR